The Nycticebus coucang isolate mNycCou1 chromosome 15, mNycCou1.pri, whole genome shotgun sequence genome has a segment encoding these proteins:
- the LOC128566682 gene encoding LOW QUALITY PROTEIN: uncharacterized protein LOC128566682 (The sequence of the model RefSeq protein was modified relative to this genomic sequence to represent the inferred CDS: inserted 2 bases in 1 codon; substituted 3 bases at 3 genomic stop codons) — translation MGQTVTTPLSLTLDHWTEVKRRGRDLSVEVKKGPWQTFCSSEWPTFNVGWPSGGTFDLSLIFAIKEIVLQRGPGAHPDQQPYIIVWQDLVQNPPPWVRPWTATSRPPSNPQVLAVQSSGPRKGGDSSDPPKKIYPEIQTDHLLLDPPPPHPPYPPALAPVGGQGVPASPDPAIAPSAPPGEPSLGPAQGTRSHRRGGVSPDTTVALPLRAYGPPPVATDEGPPPLQPLQYWPFSSTDLYNWKTNHPPFSEDPQRLTGLVESLMFSHQPTWDDCQQLIQTLFTTEERERILLEARKNVLGADGHPTQLPNIIEAAFPLSRPDWDFNTAEGRERLSVYRQALVAGLRGAARCPTNLAKVREVIQGATEPPSVFLERLMEAFRRYTPFDPASEGQRASVAMTFIGQSAVDIKRKLQRIEGLQDYTLQDLVKEAEKVYHKRETEEEKEQRKEKEREERESKRDRRQEKNLTRILAAVVGEKSQEQTXGRTKKSGSLNNRIPLDKDQCAYCKEKGHWARECPKKKKXKVLALEEEEDXRGRGSEPLPEPRVILKVEGKPVEFLVDTGAQHSVLLEPSGPVSKKKSWVVGATGHQQYSWTTXRSVDLGVGRVTHSFLIIPECPAPLLGRDLLTKMEAQITFTPDGPEVTQNKRVTALTMRLEDEHRLFEKQREKGTSLVNDWLEKYPGAWAETAGMGLAAERPPIVIELKATSTPVAVRQYPMTKEAREGIKPHIQRLLQLGILVKCQSPWNTPLLPVKKPGTGDYRPVQDLREVNKWAQDIHPTVPNPYNLLSSLPPNHIWYTVLDLKDAFFCLRLHSSSQNIFAFEWRDPDSGTTGQLTWTRLPQGFKNSPTIFDEALHQDLAHFRASHPQVTLLQYVDDLLLAGTTKEECYRGTELLLEELARLGYRASAKKAQICQKEVTYLGYSLKGGQRWLMEARKHTVTQIPVPRLPRQVREFLGTAGFCRLWIPGFATLAAPLYPLTKEGTPFEWGASQQRAFDNIKKALLSAPALALPDVTKPFVLYVDEKRGVARGVLTQPLGPWKRPVAYLSKKLDPVAGGWPACLRSVAAVAVLVKDADKLTMGQKLTVIAPHALESIIRQPPDRWLSNARMTHYQSLLLNGDRVQFGPPVILNPATLLPDTSVQKDVLHTCQEVLAEETGTRKDLCDQPLLDAQLTWFTDGSSSIIED, via the exons atgggacagactgtgacgacccctctgagtttaactctagatcattggactgaagtgaagagaagaggtcgtgatctgtcagtagaggttaaaaaaggcccatggcagactttctgctcctcggagtggcctacttttaacgtcggctggccctcaggaggaacctttgacttatctcttatttttgctattaaagagattgttttacagagaggaccgggagcccatccggatcaacaaccttacatcatagtctggcaggacctggtgcagaatccgcccccctgggttcggccgtggactgccacatccaggcccccgtctaatcctcaggtgctcgctgtccaatcttccggtcccagaaaagggggcgacagttcggacccccctaagaagatctacccagaaatccagactgatcatcttctcctcgaccctccaccccctcatcccccataccctcccgccttggctcctgtcggggggcagggagtaccagcatcgccggatccggcgattgccccctctgcacccccgggggaaccttcactggggcccgcacaaggtaccaggagtcaccgccggggaggagtgtctcccgacactactgttgccctacccctgagggcatacggccccccgccggtggcaacagatgagggaccacctcctctccagcccctccagtactggccattttcttccacagacctgtataactggaaaactaatcacccccctttttcagaagacccccaacgcctgactgggctggtagagtccctgatgttctctcatcagcccacatgggatgactgccagcagctcatacagactctcttcactactgaagagagggagaggattttattagaagctaggaagaatgtactcggggcggacgggcatcctacccagctccccaacatcatcgaggctgcctttcccctctccagaccagactgggatttcaacacggcagaaggtagggagcgactgtcagtctatcgccaggctctagtggctggcctccgtggggcggcaagatgccccactaatttggctaaggtaagagaagtaatacagggggccacggaacccccctccgtgtttcttgagcgtctaatggaagcttttaggcgctacaccccatttgaccctgcctctgaaggacagagggcttccgtggctatgactttcatagggcagtcagctgtagacattaaaagaaagctgcagagaattgaaggattgcaggactataccttgcaggatttagttaaggaagctgagaaagtataccataaaagagaaactgaggaagaaaaagagcagagaaaggagaaagagagagaagaaagggaaagtaagagagaccgaagacaggagaaaaacttaacacggattttggctgCAGTAGtgggggagaagagccaggaacagacctaaggtagaactaagaagtcaggtagtcTGAATAACcgcatcccgttagataaggatcaatgtgcctactgtaaggaaaaggggcactgggccagggaatgtcctaaaaaaaaaaa gaaagtactggccttagaggaagaagaagattagcggggacggggctcggaacccctccccgagcctagggtaatacttaaggtggaggggaagccagttgagttccttgtagacaccggagctcaacactcagtcctacttgaaccatcaggacccgtctccaagaaaaaatcctgggttgtaggggccacagggcatcagcagtactcatggactacctgaagatcagtagatctaggagtgggacgggtaacccactcatttttaattatccctgagtgccctgcgcccctcctcgggagagatttactcaccaaaatggaagcccaaatcacttttactcctgatggcccagaggtaacccaaaataagagggtaacagccctgaccatgcgtttagaggatgaacatagactctttgaaaagcagcgggagaaagggactagtctcgtaaatgactggctagaaaaatatcccggggcatgggccgaaactgctggaatgggactggccgcagaaaggccgcctatagtcatagaactcaaagctacttccactcctgtggcagtgcgccaatatcctatgactaaggaagctcgggaaggaattaagcctcacattcagcgtctcctacagctgggcatactagtaaaatgccagtcaccatggaacacgcccttattacccgtcaagaaacccggcacaggagactatcgccctgtgcaggacttaagagaagtaaacaagtgggcgcaagacatccaccccaccgtgcctaacccttataatctgttaagctctctccctccaaaccatatctggtacactgtcctggatttaaaggacgccttcttctgcctccgactacactcctctagccagaacatcttcgcatttgaatggagagacccggactctggaacaacggggcaattgacatggacccgacttccacaggggtttaagaactccccaaccatctttgatgaagccctccaccaagacctagctcactttcgcgccagccaccctcaggtaacgctcctacaatatgtagatgacttactactagctggaacaacaaaagaagagtgctatcggggcacagaactattgctagaagaactagcccgcttaggatatcgagcctctgctaaaaaagcccagatctgccagaaagaggtaacgtacctgggttacagcttaaaaggagggcagagatggttaatggaggccaggaagcatactgtgactcagattccagttccccgcttgCCCCGCCAGGTGCGGGAATTCTTAGGAACTGcagggttctgccgcttatggataccggggtttgctactctggcagctcccctctaccctttgaccaaggaaggcactcccttcgagtggggtgccagccaacagcgggcctttgacaacattaaaaaggccttattatcagccccggccctggctctaccagatgtaacaaagccctttgtcctatacgtagatgagaagagaggagtggcccgaggggtgctgacgcagcctttagggccatggaaaagaccggtagcatacctctccaagaaattggaccccgtcgctggtggttggccagcctgtctgaggtctgtggcggcagtagcggtactggtaaaagatgcagacaaattgactatggggcagaagttgacagtcattgccccccatgctttagaaagcatcatcagacagccccctgaccggtggctgtctaatgcccgcatgacacattaccagagtctcctattaaacggagacagagtccagtttggcccgcctgtcatcctcaacccagctaccctattacctgatacttctgtccagaaagatgtattacacacatgccaagaagtactggctgaggaaactggaactcggaaggacctctgtgatcagcccctgctggatgcccagctgacctggttcactgatgggagcagctccataatagaag attaa
- the LOC128566424 gene encoding cleavage stimulation factor subunit 2 tau variant-like, translating into MEESEALESERPRSEIVLYPSLFHALCNISLGSLTPGGAMQPQVGMSGVGPVPLERGQVQMSDPRAPIPRGPMTAGGLPPRGLLGDAPNDPHGGTLLSVTGEVEPRGYLGPPHQGPPMHHASGHDSHGPSSHEMRGGPLADPRLLIGEPRGPMIDQRGLPMDGRGSTDSRGKETRAMETEVLETRVMERRGMETCAKETRRMEARGINARGLEMRGPGPSSRGPMTGAIQGPGPINIGAGGPQGPRQVPSISGVGNPGAGIQGAGIQGGGMQGAGIQGGAMQGAGIQGGGMQGAGIQGGGMQGAGIQGGGMQGAAMQGAGIQGVGMQGASKQGGGQPSSFSPGQSQVSPQDQEKAALIMQVLQLTADQIAMLPPEQRQSILILKEQIQKSTGAS; encoded by the exons ATGGAAGAATCAgaggctttggagtcagagagGCCCAGG AGTGAAATCGTTCTCTACCCTTCTCTGTTCCATGCCCTTTGCAACATATCTTTGGGTTCTTTAACTCCTGGAGGAGCAATGCAGCCCCAAGTTGGAATGTCAGGGGTTGGCCCAGTGCCTTTAGAGAGAGGACAAGTACAGATGTCAGACCCGAGAGCTCCTATACCTCGTGGACCCATGACTGCTGGTGGCCTGCCTCCTCGAGGACTGTTAGGAGATGCTCCAAATGACCCACATGGAGGGACTTTGCTTTCAGTCACTGGAGAAGTAGAGCCTCGAGGTTATCTGGGCCCACCCCATCAGGGTCCCCCCATGCATCATGCTTCTGGTCATGATAGCCATGGCCCTTCCTCACATGAGATGAGAGGAGGGCCATTAGCAGATCCCAGGCTGCTAATTGGAGAGCCCAGGGGACCCATGATTGATCAAAGGGGACTCCCTATGGATGGTAGAGGCAGTACAGACTCTCGAGGGAAGGAGACCCGAGCCATGGAAACTGAGGTCTTGGAGACACGAGTAATGGAGAGAAGAGGAATGGAGACCTGTGCGAAGGAAACCAGAAGGATGGAAGCAAGAGGCATCAATGCAAGAGGATTGGAGATGAGGGGCCCTGGCCCCAGTTCCAGAGGCCCTATGACTGGCGCAATCCAGGGTCCTGGTCCCATTAATATAGGAGCAGGTGGTCCTCAGGGACCCAGACAGGTCCCGAGCATTTCAGGGGTGGGGAATCCTGGAGCTGGCATACAGGGGGCAGGCATACAAGGAGGAGGAATGCAGGGAGCAGGCATACAAGGAGGAGCAATGCAGGGAGCAGGCATACAAGGAGGAGGAATGCAGGGAGCAGGTATACAAGGAGGAGGAATGCAGGGAGCAGGTATACAAGGAGGAGGAATGCAGGGAGCAG CAATGCAGGGAGCAGGCATACAAGGAGTGGGCATGCAGGGGGCAAGTAAGCAAGGTGGAGGCCAACCTAGCAGTTTTAGTCCTGGGCAGAGCCAGGTATCTCCACAGGATCAAGAAAAGGCAGCTTTGATCATGCAGGTTCTTCAGCTGACTGCAGATCAGATTGCCATGCTGCCTCCTGAGCAAAGGCAGAGTATCCTCATTTTAAAGGAGCAAATCCAGAAATCCACTGGAGCTTCTTAA